Proteins encoded by one window of Gammaproteobacteria bacterium:
- a CDS encoding glycosyltransferase family 9 protein, with protein MAPMKILVRIPNWLGDIVMASQFVDRVAQIYPGSTTDVIVKDEYGEITRLAPSISHIYPFDRNRYRGLWGQYRFGREIARRQRYDIFFCLPTSFSSAVIGYATGARRRVGYRYELRSFLLTDNYPLPTRVHRVQKFNLLLSRFSGREIPPPEAISFNRPPTRPETVDPVLSAPYIVAAFNSEAQSRTLPQDKSAGLLRDLAAGFAETLVVTGKPTDRERLTSAIGQIPERDRILNLAGITTLDQLVVLLAWARVVVTTDSGPAHLGNAMGAPTVVLMGAGDERETAPYNGARRRLIRVPGLDCAPCVKNTCRFGTPSCLTRLDNDEILAAVESLLDET; from the coding sequence ATGGCGCCCATGAAGATTCTGGTGCGGATCCCCAACTGGCTCGGAGACATCGTCATGGCGAGCCAGTTCGTCGATCGCGTGGCCCAGATCTACCCCGGCTCCACTACCGATGTCATCGTCAAGGACGAGTATGGCGAGATCACCCGTCTCGCACCCTCGATCTCGCACATCTATCCGTTCGACAGGAATCGCTACCGGGGCCTGTGGGGGCAGTACCGATTCGGACGCGAGATCGCGCGACGCCAGCGCTACGATATCTTCTTCTGCCTGCCGACCAGCTTCTCCTCGGCGGTCATCGGTTACGCGACCGGCGCGCGGCGCCGGGTGGGCTACCGCTACGAGCTGCGGTCTTTCCTTCTGACCGATAATTACCCGCTACCGACGCGAGTCCATCGGGTACAGAAATTCAATCTCCTGCTGTCGCGTTTTTCAGGCAGGGAGATCCCGCCGCCCGAAGCGATCTCGTTCAACCGCCCCCCGACGCGACCGGAAACCGTCGATCCCGTCCTGTCCGCCCCCTACATCGTCGCGGCCTTCAATTCCGAGGCGCAGTCCCGCACCCTGCCCCAGGACAAATCCGCCGGACTGCTGCGGGATCTCGCCGCGGGGTTCGCGGAGACCCTCGTCGTAACGGGAAAGCCCACGGACCGCGAACGTCTGACATCGGCCATCGGGCAGATCCCCGAACGGGACCGTATTCTCAACCTCGCCGGGATCACAACCCTCGATCAACTCGTCGTGCTGCTCGCCTGGGCCAGGGTGGTCGTCACCACCGACTCGGGCCCCGCGCACCTCGGCAACGCGATGGGGGCACCGACCGTCGTGCTCATGGGGGCCGGCGACGAACGCGAGACCGCACCCTACAATGGGGCCCGCCGGCGCCTGATCCGGGTCCCGGGACTCGACTGCGCTCCTTGCGTCAAGAACACCTGCCGGTTCGGCACCCCGTCCTGTCTGACGAGACTGGACAACGACGAAATCCTCGCCGCGGTCGAGTCCCTGCTCGACGAGACCTGA
- a CDS encoding 3-deoxy-D-manno-octulosonic acid kinase, translating into MREVVQHGEYEWVLFDRESWDGRRPALFERGIERTAISGGRGQAWFVSHDEGDFVLRHYRRGGAIEALLADRYLWAGIDATRAFREWRLLATLVSDGLPVPRPVAARVLRSGCFYRADLVTRALPGVRSLADRLTDARLPEAGWRRIGGCIRLFHDRGVYHADLNAHNILLDGAGRTYLIDFDKGKIRNRGVGWKTANLVRLRRSLEKLADRSPRFCYGHGDFTSLTSGYVVAGRG; encoded by the coding sequence GTGCGTGAGGTGGTCCAGCATGGTGAATACGAGTGGGTCCTGTTCGACCGTGAAAGCTGGGACGGCCGCCGGCCCGCGTTGTTCGAGCGCGGCATCGAACGAACGGCCATCTCCGGCGGACGCGGCCAGGCCTGGTTCGTATCGCACGACGAAGGGGACTTCGTCCTCAGGCACTATCGCCGCGGTGGCGCGATCGAGGCGCTGCTCGCCGATCGCTATCTGTGGGCCGGAATCGATGCCACGCGTGCGTTCAGGGAGTGGCGGTTGCTGGCGACCCTGGTCTCGGACGGTCTTCCGGTTCCCCGCCCGGTGGCTGCACGGGTACTGCGCTCGGGTTGTTTCTACCGGGCGGACCTCGTGACCCGTGCACTGCCCGGCGTTCGCAGCCTGGCCGATCGGCTCACGGACGCTCGGTTGCCGGAGGCAGGCTGGCGGCGGATTGGCGGCTGCATCCGCCTGTTTCACGACCGGGGCGTGTATCACGCCGACCTCAACGCCCACAACATCCTGCTGGACGGGGCCGGGCGAACCTACCTGATCGACTTCGACAAGGGGAAGATCAGAAACCGCGGGGTTGGCTGGAAGACGGCCAACCTGGTGCGATTGCGCCGGTCGCTGGAAAAACTGGCGGATCGGTCACCGCGGTTCTGCTACGGTCACGGAGATTTCACGAGCCTGACGTCAGGTTACGTGGTCGCGGGACGCGGCTGA
- a CDS encoding nitroreductase family protein yields MWDFFETVRHRHSIRHYQKDMPVEPEKLHALLEMAVAAPSAGDLQSYRIVVVLDPELRRALSKTANGQDFISDAPVCLVFCSDAERSEQTFGFRGRQLFALQDATIAASYVQLAAVAAGLGTTWVGDFDDAAVSATLGLESGMTPLALISLGYAAETPEDTPRRPLDEVVSYRR; encoded by the coding sequence ATGTGGGATTTCTTCGAGACCGTCCGACACCGACACTCGATCCGGCACTACCAGAAGGACATGCCGGTCGAACCGGAGAAGCTGCATGCCCTGCTGGAAATGGCGGTGGCCGCGCCCTCGGCGGGGGACCTCCAGTCCTACCGCATCGTCGTCGTTCTCGATCCCGAGCTGCGCCGGGCTCTCAGTAAGACGGCCAATGGACAGGACTTCATCTCGGACGCGCCGGTCTGTCTGGTGTTCTGCAGCGACGCCGAGCGATCGGAACAGACCTTCGGGTTCCGGGGGAGGCAACTCTTTGCGCTGCAGGATGCAACCATCGCCGCCTCCTATGTACAACTGGCCGCCGTCGCCGCCGGTCTCGGCACGACCTGGGTCGGCGATTTCGACGATGCGGCGGTTTCGGCCACACTGGGGCTCGAATCGGGGATGACCCCTCTGGCATTGATAAGTCTCGGTTATGCGGCCGAGACGCCCGAGGACACGCCGCGACGGCCGCTGGACGAGGTCGTGAGCTACCGCCGCTGA